From Lujinxingia litoralis, one genomic window encodes:
- a CDS encoding DUF4442 domain-containing protein, whose product MRSLLKRARGALTQRMDLVLNLYPPYLGAGVRVRHISDDYRHICVEMPLKLSNQNYVGTHFGGSLYSMVDPFYMLMFLKNLGPEVVVWDKAASIRFKRPGRGRVRAEFRLDQDDIDAVWEALAQQRVYEPVFEVEIFDDEGQVVAQVQKTLYIRKKER is encoded by the coding sequence ATGCGTTCCCTTCTCAAACGCGCCCGGGGCGCGCTCACCCAACGCATGGACCTGGTACTCAACCTCTACCCGCCCTACCTGGGGGCGGGCGTCCGCGTGCGACACATCTCCGACGACTACCGCCACATCTGCGTGGAAATGCCACTGAAGCTGAGCAATCAGAACTACGTGGGCACCCACTTCGGCGGCTCGCTCTACTCGATGGTCGACCCCTTTTATATGTTGATGTTCCTAAAGAATCTGGGCCCCGAGGTCGTGGTCTGGGACAAGGCGGCCAGCATCCGCTTTAAACGTCCGGGGCGCGGCCGGGTGCGCGCGGAGTTTCGACTCGACCAGGACGATATCGACGCCGTCTGGGAGGCGCTGGCGCAGCAACGGGTCTACGAGCCGGTCTTTGAGGTGGAGATTTTCGACGATGAGGGCCAGGTCGTGGCCCAGGTCCAGAAGACCCTCTACATCCGTAAAAAAGAGCGCTGA
- a CDS encoding MATE family efflux transporter: protein MTRQRMQEGRKNIAARIPKVAGLSWPIVVSMLSFTAMELADTLFVGWLGTAELAAVGLATTATMLINGFFMGTLQGVSVVASQATGANLKERALQSASAGVLLAIPFGLLVVGLSLLDVWIFQALGGEAHVQAMAREYFGIRALGAGLWYVMLALSNYYQGVGDTRTPMKINIAANVVNVVLDPILIFGVGPIPAMGIEGAAIATVIAQGIGLVAVLAHFVSKSGLVRRVPAEVVRSIARLGLPMGVHYVLGIGAFTLFTALLARMGTVELAAHQIALKVVSVSFLPGKGIGQAATILAGQHVGARAYSEVATSYKAALALTWLLMGLFGLSFWLFHDSIAGVFTSDMATVALAGKLLMVAAVFQLFDATVIVTAGTLNGTGDTRFTMLAGIAGAWFMLVPFAYLFGYVLDWGAVGAWMGMVVEMLMLSIVLALRFWREGWKQALLRPAERREPRSAEAA, encoded by the coding sequence ATGACCCGCCAACGTATGCAAGAGGGTCGAAAAAACATCGCAGCGCGCATCCCGAAGGTCGCCGGATTGTCGTGGCCGATCGTGGTGAGCATGCTCTCATTTACCGCGATGGAGCTGGCCGACACCCTCTTTGTCGGCTGGCTGGGGACCGCCGAACTCGCTGCTGTGGGGCTGGCGACGACGGCCACGATGCTGATCAACGGCTTCTTTATGGGGACGCTCCAGGGGGTGAGCGTGGTGGCCAGTCAGGCCACCGGGGCCAACCTCAAGGAGCGCGCGCTGCAGAGCGCGTCGGCCGGGGTGCTCCTGGCCATCCCCTTTGGCTTGCTGGTGGTCGGCCTGAGCCTGCTCGACGTGTGGATCTTCCAGGCGCTCGGCGGCGAGGCCCACGTTCAGGCGATGGCACGCGAGTACTTCGGGATTCGGGCGTTGGGCGCCGGACTCTGGTACGTCATGTTGGCGTTGAGCAACTACTATCAGGGGGTGGGAGATACGCGCACGCCGATGAAGATCAACATCGCCGCCAACGTGGTCAACGTGGTCCTCGACCCGATCTTGATCTTCGGGGTGGGCCCGATTCCGGCGATGGGGATTGAAGGGGCGGCGATCGCCACGGTCATCGCGCAGGGCATCGGGTTGGTGGCGGTGCTGGCGCACTTTGTGAGCAAGAGTGGTCTGGTGCGCCGGGTGCCCGCCGAAGTCGTGCGCTCGATCGCCCGGTTGGGACTGCCGATGGGGGTGCATTATGTGCTGGGTATCGGCGCTTTTACCCTCTTCACCGCGCTGCTGGCGCGGATGGGCACCGTGGAGTTGGCCGCGCATCAGATCGCGCTCAAGGTCGTCAGCGTGAGTTTCCTGCCGGGCAAGGGCATCGGCCAGGCGGCGACGATTCTGGCCGGACAGCACGTGGGCGCGCGGGCCTACTCCGAGGTGGCCACCTCGTATAAGGCGGCGCTGGCGCTGACCTGGCTCTTGATGGGGCTCTTCGGGTTGAGCTTCTGGCTCTTCCACGACTCGATCGCCGGGGTGTTCACCAGCGATATGGCCACGGTGGCGCTGGCCGGTAAGCTCTTGATGGTGGCGGCGGTCTTCCAGCTCTTCGACGCCACGGTGATCGTGACCGCCGGCACGCTCAACGGGACCGGCGACACGCGCTTCACCATGCTGGCGGGTATTGCCGGGGCGTGGTTCATGCTGGTGCCCTTCGCCTACCTCTTTGGTTATGTGCTGGACTGGGGGGCGGTGGGCGCCTGGATGGGGATGGTCGTGGAGATGTTGATGCTCTCGATCGTGCTGGCCCTGCGCTTTTGGCGCGAGGGCTGGAAGCAGGCGCTGTTGCGGCCCGCGGAGCGCCGAGAGCCCCGCAGCGCTGAGGCGGCCTGA
- a CDS encoding FMN-binding glutamate synthase family protein, with translation MLWTILGGVLLFLALVVLYDVTQRRHAILRNFPIIGHFRYILESVGPELRQYIVTNNAEERPFSRDQRRWVYASAKRQNNYFGFGTGNDLETAPNYLIIKPAVFPYREPLPGDEDYDSHHNIACAKVLGGARGRKKAFRPDSVFYVSGMSYGSLSGPAVEALNRGCALSKSLQNTGEGSISRHHDHGGSLIWQLGTGYFGARDKDGKFSLEELIVRVQEHKVSAIEIKLSQGAKPGRGGVLPAEKITAEIAQIRGIPMGKDCISPSSHSAFSTVDELLDFVETIADATGLPVGIKSAVGDLSFWIELADKMVPGERGVDFIAIDGGEGGTGAAPLVFADNVALPFKLAFSRVYKIFSERNLHEKVVFMGTGRLGFPENALLAFAMGVDMVGVAREAMLAIGCIQAQNCHTGHCPAGVATQNRWLMRGLDPTDKSARMANYMVTLRKEVMWLTRAVGVAHPSQVNLDHFEIIDECFSARSAREIFGYPAFAPQGQEGAAPLLAEPEQASQTESARV, from the coding sequence ATGCTCTGGACCATCCTCGGCGGTGTGCTGCTCTTTCTGGCGCTGGTCGTGCTCTACGATGTTACCCAGCGCAGGCACGCGATTTTGCGCAACTTCCCCATCATCGGACATTTTCGCTACATCCTGGAGTCGGTGGGGCCGGAGTTGCGGCAGTACATCGTGACCAACAACGCAGAAGAGCGTCCCTTCTCCCGTGATCAGCGCCGATGGGTGTATGCCTCGGCCAAACGACAGAACAACTACTTTGGCTTCGGGACCGGCAACGACCTGGAGACCGCGCCGAACTACCTGATCATCAAGCCGGCGGTCTTTCCCTACCGTGAGCCGCTGCCCGGTGATGAGGACTACGATTCGCACCATAATATCGCCTGCGCCAAGGTGCTGGGTGGGGCGCGGGGGCGCAAAAAAGCCTTCCGTCCCGACTCGGTGTTTTACGTCTCGGGGATGAGTTACGGCTCGCTCAGCGGTCCGGCGGTCGAGGCGCTCAACCGCGGCTGCGCGCTCTCCAAGTCGTTGCAGAACACTGGCGAGGGGAGCATCTCCCGGCATCACGACCATGGCGGTTCGCTGATCTGGCAGCTGGGCACCGGGTACTTCGGGGCGCGCGATAAGGACGGCAAGTTCTCGCTGGAGGAGTTGATCGTGCGGGTTCAGGAGCACAAGGTCAGCGCCATCGAGATCAAGCTCAGTCAGGGCGCCAAGCCCGGGCGCGGCGGGGTGCTTCCGGCTGAGAAGATCACCGCAGAGATCGCTCAGATTCGCGGCATCCCGATGGGCAAAGATTGCATCAGCCCGTCGAGCCACTCCGCCTTTAGCACGGTGGATGAACTTCTTGATTTTGTGGAGACCATCGCCGATGCCACCGGCTTGCCGGTGGGCATCAAGTCGGCCGTGGGCGATCTGTCCTTCTGGATTGAGCTGGCCGACAAGATGGTGCCCGGCGAACGAGGGGTTGACTTCATCGCGATCGACGGTGGTGAAGGGGGGACAGGGGCCGCGCCGCTGGTCTTTGCTGATAATGTGGCGCTTCCCTTTAAGTTAGCCTTTTCAAGGGTTTATAAGATCTTCTCGGAGCGCAATCTCCACGAGAAGGTCGTGTTCATGGGCACCGGGCGGCTGGGCTTCCCGGAGAATGCATTGCTCGCTTTCGCCATGGGCGTCGACATGGTCGGTGTGGCCCGCGAGGCGATGCTGGCCATCGGCTGCATCCAGGCTCAGAACTGCCACACGGGTCACTGCCCGGCCGGTGTCGCCACGCAGAACCGGTGGTTGATGCGTGGCCTTGATCCCACCGACAAGTCGGCGCGTATGGCCAATTACATGGTCACGCTGCGCAAAGAGGTGATGTGGCTCACCCGCGCCGTCGGGGTGGCTCATCCCTCCCAGGTCAATCTGGATCACTTCGAAATTATCGACGAGTGTTTCAGCGCCCGCTCGGCCCGGGAGATCTTTGGCTACCCGGCCTTCGCCCCGCAGGGGCAAGAGGGTGCCGCGCCGCTGCTGGCTGAGCCGGAGCAGGCCTCGCAGACCGAATCGGCCAGAGTTTGA
- a CDS encoding MaoC family dehydratase, which produces MSKPETMHFDALPALGPLYVRAATRRRRTPCAETGLEALSAGVDRVHVNPEELQAYRRVCGIADTGTVPLPYLQVLAAPLHAAIIAHADFALPALGLVHLENTMVQHRALHPEEAIALSARVLEGRWDERLGYIVTLGSEARVGQELVWESELTALSPVRRGKKRATKKGEAPPSGEAPGTRVSVMVDVPEAQGRRYAGVSGDYNPIHLHALTARAFGFPRAIAHGMWTLSRVWAEAQPLLQTEGELRLQARFRKPVMLPSRIWIGVREAADGEGLELCCKSPDLSKTHLEGSVTRG; this is translated from the coding sequence ATGAGTAAGCCAGAGACGATGCACTTTGACGCGTTGCCCGCGCTGGGGCCGCTCTACGTACGGGCGGCGACGCGGCGCCGCCGCACCCCGTGCGCGGAGACGGGCTTAGAGGCCCTGAGTGCCGGCGTGGACCGCGTGCACGTGAACCCGGAGGAGCTTCAGGCCTATCGCCGGGTTTGCGGCATCGCCGACACCGGGACCGTACCGCTGCCTTACCTCCAGGTGCTTGCCGCGCCGCTGCACGCGGCGATCATCGCCCACGCCGACTTTGCGTTGCCGGCGCTGGGGCTGGTGCACCTGGAGAATACGATGGTGCAGCATCGGGCCCTGCACCCCGAGGAGGCGATCGCGTTGAGTGCCCGGGTGCTGGAGGGGCGCTGGGATGAGCGCCTGGGGTACATCGTGACCCTGGGGAGCGAGGCCCGGGTGGGACAGGAGCTGGTCTGGGAGAGCGAGTTGACGGCGCTCTCGCCGGTTCGCCGGGGCAAAAAGCGCGCAACGAAGAAGGGCGAAGCGCCACCGTCGGGCGAAGCGCCCGGCACCCGGGTTTCGGTGATGGTCGATGTCCCCGAGGCGCAGGGGCGACGCTACGCCGGAGTCTCCGGCGACTACAATCCGATCCATCTGCACGCCCTGACGGCCCGGGCGTTTGGGTTTCCGCGGGCGATCGCCCACGGGATGTGGACGCTCTCGCGGGTGTGGGCCGAGGCGCAGCCCTTGCTCCAGACCGAGGGTGAGCTGCGCTTGCAGGCGCGTTTTCGAAAGCCGGTGATGCTCCCTTCTCGGATCTGGATCGGTGTGCGGGAGGCCGCCGATGGTGAAGGTCTGGAGCTCTGTTGTAAGAGCCCGGACCTGAGCAAGACCCATCTTGAGGGGAGCGTGACCCGGGGTTAA
- a CDS encoding TIGR01777 family oxidoreductase produces MSAIKKVAISGASGLVGSALSARLRAQGVAVVPMVRSPEQEGIYWSVPRAEIDAEALAGVDAVVHLAGESLASGRWTRARKEAIYASRVSGSALIAGAMAEMEAGPRTLICASAVGYYGDTGDRWVDEEAPPGEGFLAEVCVAWEAACDPARKAGIRVVNTRLGVVLAREGGALPAMRRPFKLGVGGRLGSGQQYMSWIALSDVVGALIWALEQPGVEGPLNLVSPQPVTNAEFTRALGQALHRPAVVPTPGAALKLALGGEMAREMLLQGQRVRPARLEEGGYVFEHPELKETLGRLFER; encoded by the coding sequence ATGAGTGCGATCAAAAAAGTAGCGATAAGTGGCGCGAGCGGATTGGTGGGGAGTGCCCTGAGCGCGCGGCTGCGCGCGCAGGGCGTGGCGGTGGTGCCTATGGTGCGCTCGCCAGAGCAGGAGGGCATCTACTGGTCGGTGCCCCGGGCTGAGATCGATGCCGAGGCGCTGGCCGGGGTTGACGCGGTGGTGCACCTGGCCGGCGAAAGCCTGGCTTCGGGGCGGTGGACCCGGGCGCGCAAGGAGGCGATCTACGCGAGTCGGGTTTCTGGAAGCGCGTTGATCGCTGGAGCGATGGCCGAGATGGAAGCGGGCCCCCGAACCCTGATCTGCGCCTCGGCGGTGGGCTACTATGGTGACACCGGAGATCGGTGGGTCGACGAGGAGGCTCCCCCCGGCGAGGGGTTTCTGGCGGAGGTTTGCGTGGCCTGGGAGGCGGCCTGCGACCCCGCGCGAAAGGCCGGTATCCGCGTGGTGAACACTCGCCTGGGGGTGGTGCTTGCCAGGGAGGGCGGGGCGCTCCCGGCGATGCGGCGGCCCTTTAAACTCGGGGTGGGCGGGCGCCTGGGCAGCGGTCAGCAGTACATGAGCTGGATCGCGTTGAGCGATGTGGTCGGGGCGCTGATCTGGGCCCTGGAGCAGCCCGGGGTTGAGGGGCCCCTCAACCTGGTGAGCCCGCAGCCGGTGACCAACGCCGAGTTCACCCGGGCGCTGGGGCAGGCCCTGCACCGCCCCGCGGTGGTACCGACACCGGGGGCCGCGCTCAAGCTGGCGCTGGGCGGGGAGATGGCCCGGGAGATGCTCCTGCAGGGCCAGCGCGTACGCCCCGCGCGCCTGGAGGAGGGCGGGTATGTGTTTGAGCATCCGGAGCTCAAAGAGACGCTGGGCCGGCTTTTCGAGCGCTGA
- a CDS encoding GGDEF domain-containing protein has protein sequence MSTSRATSCLPSPQQPSRAFGLLLGLLLGLVLPLLVPPNADAHALAPLNLNAQESLSLAGRVHVIADPEHRFTPADLPTLWQMAQTRQDAPRLSYEVGRHVLLFEVINTAPDPHYVLSFLLPTLQRVELIARPLHGGTPQMHSSGRSIHAHERALPVIGHNLPLVLNPGEPYRVALFIESPQPPSINLREIEIQSLPSFNRHVLRLQIVLLLSLGALLALALHSLSLWTRVRERIYLYFAGYTLASTLLWLTQYEVLRLLWLPATNTDQLNLSANNAMVLCVLLFSREFLHLHQVAPRLGRIFDIAAIVVALLLALNPLVDYATAYHLQASAAGMALALMALGTWQSWRAGVLAARLFTLAFSLLFISASLTIVDPLLPALPTATLRLATLTSTAMGMLIMAYAVAERMHQLQGRASWAERLARTDGLTGLRNRAAFDADIAALIADERPRDLLVVFCDVDGLKRINDDLGHRRGDELLEGFARELRRGFREVDHIYRIGGDEFVLLLFVASAPDPQGWLQERLASALQNLRAAGFASADVSVGVAHLHEVDGNPADALALADSRMYHAKKSKKRADSTPARLPV, from the coding sequence ATGAGCACGTCCCGGGCGACCTCGTGTCTGCCCTCACCACAGCAGCCCTCCCGTGCGTTCGGGCTTCTCCTGGGCTTGCTCCTGGGCCTGGTTCTGCCCCTGCTCGTCCCTCCGAACGCCGACGCTCACGCTCTGGCTCCCTTGAACCTGAACGCGCAAGAGAGCCTCTCGCTGGCGGGCCGCGTTCACGTCATCGCCGACCCCGAACACCGCTTCACCCCCGCCGATCTCCCCACCCTGTGGCAGATGGCTCAGACGCGCCAGGACGCCCCTCGCCTCTCCTATGAGGTGGGCCGCCACGTGCTGCTCTTTGAGGTGATCAACACCGCGCCAGATCCGCACTACGTGCTCTCATTTCTGTTGCCCACGCTCCAGCGCGTCGAGCTCATCGCCCGCCCGCTGCACGGAGGGACGCCGCAGATGCACTCCTCCGGACGCAGCATTCACGCCCACGAGCGCGCGCTGCCGGTGATCGGCCACAACCTCCCCCTGGTCCTGAACCCCGGCGAGCCTTATCGCGTGGCGCTCTTTATCGAGTCGCCTCAACCGCCCTCGATCAACCTCCGTGAAATCGAGATCCAATCGCTCCCGAGCTTCAACCGGCACGTCCTGCGCCTGCAGATCGTGCTGCTCCTCTCCCTGGGCGCGCTGCTGGCCCTGGCTCTGCACAGCCTCTCGCTGTGGACCCGCGTGCGTGAGCGAATCTACCTGTACTTCGCCGGGTATACGCTGGCATCCACGCTGCTGTGGCTGACCCAATACGAGGTGTTGCGCCTCCTGTGGTTGCCGGCCACCAACACCGACCAGCTCAACCTGAGCGCGAACAACGCGATGGTGCTCTGCGTGCTCCTCTTCTCCCGGGAGTTCTTGCACCTGCATCAGGTCGCGCCGCGCCTGGGTCGCATCTTTGACATCGCGGCGATCGTGGTGGCACTGCTCCTGGCGCTCAACCCGCTGGTCGACTACGCCACCGCCTACCACCTGCAGGCCTCGGCGGCCGGGATGGCGCTGGCGCTGATGGCGCTGGGCACCTGGCAGTCCTGGCGCGCCGGCGTCCTGGCCGCGCGCCTCTTCACGCTGGCGTTCTCGCTGCTCTTTATCAGCGCCTCGCTGACCATCGTCGACCCGCTCCTGCCGGCGCTGCCCACGGCCACACTGCGTCTGGCCACCCTGACCTCCACCGCCATGGGCATGTTGATCATGGCCTACGCGGTGGCTGAGCGCATGCACCAGCTGCAGGGACGCGCCTCCTGGGCCGAACGCCTCGCGCGCACCGATGGCCTTACCGGCCTGCGAAATCGCGCCGCCTTCGACGCGGACATCGCCGCGCTCATCGCCGACGAGCGCCCGCGCGACCTGCTGGTGGTCTTCTGCGACGTAGACGGCCTCAAGCGTATCAACGATGACCTGGGGCACCGGCGCGGCGACGAGCTCCTGGAGGGCTTCGCCCGTGAGCTACGCCGGGGCTTTCGCGAGGTCGATCATATCTACCGCATCGGCGGCGATGAGTTTGTATTGCTGCTCTTTGTGGCGAGCGCCCCCGACCCGCAGGGCTGGCTCCAGGAGCGCCTCGCCAGCGCCCTGCAGAACCTGCGCGCTGCGGGGTTTGCGTCGGCCGACGTCAGCGTCGGGGTGGCCCACCTGCACGAAGTCGATGGCAACCCGGCCGATGCGCTGGCGCTGGCCGACAGCCGCATGTACCACGCCAAGAAAAGTAAAAAGCGCGCCGACTCAACGCCGGCGCGCCTCCCGGTATGA
- a CDS encoding redoxin domain-containing protein: MAKLEVGDLAPEFELPDERGRAVRLSQELEKGPVLLVFYPGDFSPVCTRQLCSYRDSYDRFAELGVNLLGISDDTIAKHRRFKEERHFPFRLLADPRREVIECYAGIGLLSGGRAHRANFLVGKDGRLAYIHVEKVSLFHRGADELYGALRRALGSPS, translated from the coding sequence ATGGCGAAGTTAGAGGTGGGCGATCTAGCCCCGGAGTTTGAGCTTCCCGATGAGCGCGGACGCGCGGTGCGTCTGAGTCAGGAGTTGGAGAAGGGTCCGGTGCTTCTGGTGTTTTATCCGGGGGATTTTTCGCCGGTATGCACCCGCCAGCTCTGCAGCTATCGCGATAGTTACGATCGCTTTGCAGAGCTGGGGGTAAACCTCCTCGGCATCAGCGACGACACTATCGCTAAGCACCGGCGCTTCAAAGAGGAGCGTCACTTTCCTTTTCGGCTGTTGGCCGACCCCCGACGCGAGGTGATTGAGTGCTACGCGGGCATCGGCCTGCTCTCGGGAGGGCGAGCACACCGGGCGAACTTTTTGGTCGGAAAGGACGGGCGCCTGGCCTACATCCATGTGGAGAAGGTCAGCCTCTTTCATCGCGGGGCGGATGAGCTCTACGGAGCCCTGCGGCGGGCGTTGGGTTCGCCGAGCTGA
- a CDS encoding cysteine hydrolase family protein, with amino-acid sequence MTFTGLPDKSSVEIPELPTSDHLTLDPTTTALLVVDMQNDFVDPRGALSVEAAELTVQPISELVERARQADVQVIFTQDTHQSSDREFEIWPVHCVEGTWGWEFLPRLNPQSGDHVVRKARYDAFYGTNLEHYLSRIWKIETLIIVGTVANICVAQTAASAGLRWFRVVVPADGISALTDFDQAGALRQISSLYNGQVLARGADLDFKR; translated from the coding sequence ATGACGTTCACCGGACTGCCTGACAAATCTTCCGTGGAGATCCCCGAGCTCCCCACCAGCGACCACCTGACCCTGGACCCGACCACCACCGCCCTGCTCGTCGTCGATATGCAGAACGATTTCGTCGACCCGCGGGGCGCCCTCTCAGTAGAAGCCGCCGAACTCACCGTGCAGCCGATCTCAGAGCTGGTGGAACGGGCGCGTCAGGCCGATGTGCAAGTGATCTTTACTCAGGATACCCACCAGAGCAGTGACCGGGAGTTTGAGATCTGGCCGGTCCACTGCGTGGAGGGTACCTGGGGCTGGGAGTTCCTCCCTCGCCTCAACCCTCAGAGCGGTGACCACGTGGTACGCAAGGCCCGCTATGACGCCTTCTACGGCACCAATCTGGAGCACTACCTCTCGCGGATCTGGAAGATCGAGACACTGATCATCGTAGGCACCGTCGCCAACATCTGCGTGGCCCAGACCGCGGCCTCGGCCGGCCTGCGCTGGTTTAGGGTGGTGGTGCCCGCCGACGGCATCAGCGCGCTGACCGACTTTGATCAGGCCGGCGCCCTGCGCCAGATCTCCTCGCTCTACAACGGCCAGGTGCTGGCCCGGGGCGCCGACCTCGACTTTAAGCGTTGA
- a CDS encoding SPW repeat protein, which produces MAPASSRRAVLVYAFVLASGIWLVLSPYLLGFAWDPSAWWNALVIGSALTLIALLRFANPNRFLGLRWTTLVLALWLMLSPFVANYYDVRPAFWSAFIVGALLLLVASGEAAGRPMRATGGV; this is translated from the coding sequence ATGGCCCCCGCCTCCTCTCGCCGCGCCGTGCTCGTCTACGCCTTCGTGCTTGCCAGCGGCATCTGGCTTGTGCTTTCGCCCTACCTGTTGGGCTTTGCCTGGGACCCCAGCGCCTGGTGGAACGCCCTGGTCATTGGCAGCGCGCTGACCCTGATCGCGCTGCTGCGCTTTGCCAACCCCAACCGCTTCCTCGGTCTGCGTTGGACCACCCTGGTCCTGGCCCTCTGGCTGATGCTCAGCCCCTTTGTCGCCAACTACTACGACGTGCGCCCCGCCTTCTGGAGCGCATTCATCGTGGGCGCGTTGCTGCTCCTGGTTGCCAGCGGCGAAGCTGCCGGACGCCCGATGAGAGCCACCGGAGGCGTGTAG
- a CDS encoding alginate export family protein: MIWASALSALALMMGAGEGAAQESPPESTYGVYVDGEVRPRLEFRLHSNLGGEPDDLAITRRGDYDRISQRSRLGVTFEQEMWAARVALIAVSIWGRSGLTVSDEVGLSLYEGWAEMRPMEALSLKVGRFPISYGEGRVLSGSSWNQLPRTWDAVRMKLFPHATLRIDTFAGQYRDGGDSQVSGQPLAGDDYLIGTYGWYQVDQGLVRRADVYALHDWRQGGGAEGEVTERLSTVGARVVLSAGPVELEAEGAGQFGRACPVDVATESQCAGDRRDVRGYFYDTELSVDLPILSDFDVVVGHAFASGDDPGTAVDGNYRQLFGSTHSFHGKMDFVRRTNLREYRLGFDVSLGPVSLVERAHLLERVEGNAGIIGVEVDSLVAWGLYKGLTLDAGYGVFFPGEAATESGAPRGERPAHWVFMQLRGTFGSRP; this comes from the coding sequence GTGATCTGGGCATCAGCGCTGAGCGCGCTGGCGCTGATGATGGGGGCTGGCGAGGGGGCGGCGCAGGAGAGCCCCCCCGAGTCAACCTATGGGGTGTATGTCGATGGCGAGGTTCGCCCCCGGTTGGAGTTTCGGCTCCACAGCAACCTGGGGGGCGAGCCTGACGACCTGGCGATCACTCGCCGGGGGGATTACGACCGGATCAGCCAGCGAAGTCGCCTGGGGGTGACCTTTGAGCAGGAGATGTGGGCGGCGCGTGTGGCGCTGATCGCGGTGTCGATCTGGGGGCGCTCCGGCCTGACGGTGAGCGATGAGGTGGGGCTCTCGCTTTATGAGGGGTGGGCGGAGATGCGTCCGATGGAGGCGCTTTCGCTGAAAGTGGGGCGCTTTCCGATCTCCTACGGGGAGGGGCGCGTGCTCTCCGGGTCGTCGTGGAACCAGCTGCCCCGGACCTGGGATGCGGTGCGCATGAAGCTCTTTCCGCATGCCACGTTGCGCATCGACACCTTTGCCGGGCAGTACCGCGACGGGGGCGACTCCCAGGTCAGCGGGCAACCCCTGGCCGGCGACGACTACCTCATCGGCACTTACGGCTGGTATCAGGTCGACCAGGGGCTGGTGCGTCGGGCCGATGTGTACGCGCTCCACGATTGGCGGCAGGGCGGCGGGGCCGAGGGGGAGGTGACCGAGCGTCTGAGCACGGTGGGGGCGCGGGTGGTGCTCTCGGCCGGGCCGGTGGAGCTGGAGGCGGAGGGAGCTGGCCAGTTTGGACGGGCCTGCCCGGTGGATGTGGCCACCGAGTCGCAATGCGCCGGCGATCGACGTGACGTGCGGGGGTATTTCTATGACACCGAGCTCTCGGTGGACCTGCCGATCCTGAGCGACTTTGATGTGGTGGTCGGCCATGCCTTTGCCAGCGGCGACGATCCGGGCACGGCGGTCGACGGGAATTATCGCCAGCTCTTCGGCTCCACGCATAGTTTTCACGGGAAGATGGACTTTGTGCGCCGCACCAACCTGCGCGAGTACCGGTTGGGCTTTGATGTGAGCCTGGGGCCGGTGTCGCTGGTCGAGCGGGCGCATCTGCTGGAGCGGGTGGAGGGCAACGCCGGGATCATCGGCGTAGAAGTCGACAGCCTGGTGGCCTGGGGGCTCTACAAGGGGTTGACTCTGGATGCCGGCTACGGGGTCTTTTTCCCGGGGGAGGCGGCCACCGAGTCCGGCGCGCCCCGCGGCGAACGCCCGGCCCACTGGGTGTTTATGCAGCTCAGGGGCACCTTCGGCTCCCGGCCCTGA
- the map gene encoding type I methionyl aminopeptidase — MSIAEADLTKLRRIGSIVADTIQEMRSHLAPGITTGELDDIGRAYLDKHGARSAPELTYNFPGATCISVNHRAAHGIPGDLVIEDGDLVNIDVSAELDGFYGDSGASFGVGTITEEQEALLTATREALEKAMSMARHGRPIQMVGRVVETMARKRGFTVIRNLGGHGIGRSLHEKPSFIPHFYDRNEKRRFKEGMVLTLEPFLAMGAKEVEDSDDGWTLLTENRGLVAQFEHTMIITRGEPIVLTRPTPP, encoded by the coding sequence ATGTCGATTGCCGAAGCTGATCTGACGAAGTTGCGACGTATCGGAAGCATCGTTGCCGACACCATTCAGGAGATGCGCTCGCATCTCGCACCGGGCATCACCACCGGGGAGCTCGATGATATCGGGCGCGCTTATCTGGATAAGCATGGCGCGCGCTCCGCCCCCGAGCTTACCTATAACTTTCCGGGGGCGACCTGCATCAGCGTGAACCACCGCGCGGCGCACGGTATCCCGGGCGATCTGGTGATCGAGGATGGGGACCTGGTCAACATCGATGTCTCCGCCGAACTCGACGGTTTCTATGGCGACAGCGGCGCCTCGTTTGGCGTGGGGACGATCACCGAGGAGCAGGAGGCGTTGCTCACGGCGACGCGCGAGGCCCTGGAGAAGGCGATGAGCATGGCTCGCCATGGCCGGCCGATTCAGATGGTGGGGCGCGTGGTGGAGACAATGGCCCGCAAGCGGGGATTTACCGTGATTCGGAACCTCGGAGGGCATGGGATCGGCCGCAGCCTTCATGAGAAGCCGAGCTTCATTCCGCATTTTTATGACCGCAACGAGAAGCGGCGCTTCAAGGAGGGCATGGTGCTCACCCTGGAGCCCTTTCTGGCGATGGGGGCCAAAGAGGTCGAGGACAGCGACGACGGATGGACCTTGCTCACCGAGAACCGGGGGCTGGTGGCGCAGTTTGAGCACACCATGATCATCACCCGGGGTGAGCCCATTGTGTTGACGCGTCCGACACCTCCTTGA